In one window of Kitasatospora sp. MMS16-BH015 DNA:
- a CDS encoding sodium:proton antiporter has protein sequence MSVLPYLVAVWILLAGLYGLVTSRDLVQAVGCLAVAQSSTYVQLLAVGYRQGATAPVYADLPTGSPVVDPVVQALVLTDVVVGATVTALLLSLVIQLRKRHGTVDPERLTGLRG, from the coding sequence ATGAGCGTGCTGCCCTACCTGGTGGCGGTCTGGATCCTGCTCGCCGGGCTCTACGGCCTGGTGACCAGCCGCGATCTGGTCCAGGCCGTGGGCTGCCTGGCCGTCGCCCAGTCCTCCACCTACGTGCAGCTGCTCGCCGTCGGCTACCGCCAAGGCGCCACCGCCCCGGTCTACGCCGATCTGCCCACCGGCTCACCGGTGGTCGACCCGGTGGTCCAGGCCCTGGTGCTCACCGACGTGGTGGTCGGCGCCACCGTCACCGCCCTGCTGCTCTCCCTGGTCATCCAGCTCCGCAAACGCCACGGCACCGTCGACCCCGAACGCCTCACCGGCCTGCGCGGATGA
- a CDS encoding MnhB domain-containing protein yields MSHSARRRLFLLGAAVLAVALAVTVTQLPQFGALVHPYGDRAVAAGLGHRTANIVSAVNFDQRAFDTLGEESILFASVLGATLLLRPARDEHRRRPAPEPVLPTTRLFGATLLPVALLTGGYLVAHGQLSPGGGFQGGVVLATGLHLAYVAADYRALRRIRPLTVLDVADAVAAGSYAALGLVGLAAGASYLANTLALGTFNQLSSGGLVPVINAAVGIEVGSGVIVLLAHFLDQAVEVVPTGAEAR; encoded by the coding sequence GTGAGCCACTCCGCCCGCCGGCGCCTCTTCCTGCTCGGCGCCGCCGTCCTCGCCGTGGCCCTGGCCGTCACCGTCACCCAGCTCCCGCAGTTCGGGGCCCTGGTGCACCCGTACGGCGACCGGGCGGTGGCGGCCGGTCTGGGCCACCGCACGGCCAACATCGTCTCGGCCGTCAACTTCGACCAGCGCGCCTTCGACACCCTCGGCGAGGAGTCGATCCTCTTCGCCTCGGTGCTCGGCGCCACCCTGCTGCTCCGGCCGGCCCGGGACGAGCACCGCCGCCGACCGGCCCCCGAACCGGTGCTGCCCACCACCCGCCTGTTCGGCGCCACCCTGCTCCCCGTCGCCCTGCTCACCGGCGGCTACCTGGTCGCGCACGGCCAGCTCAGCCCCGGCGGCGGCTTCCAGGGCGGCGTGGTGCTGGCCACCGGTCTGCACCTGGCCTACGTGGCCGCCGACTACCGGGCGCTGCGGCGCATCCGCCCGCTCACCGTGCTCGACGTGGCCGACGCGGTGGCAGCCGGCTCCTACGCGGCCCTCGGCCTGGTCGGCCTGGCGGCCGGCGCCTCCTACCTCGCCAACACCCTGGCGCTCGGCACCTTCAACCAGCTCTCCTCGGGCGGCCTGGTCCCGGTGATCAACGCGGCCGTCGGCATCGAAGTCGGCTCGGGCGTGATCGTCCTGCTCGCCCACTTCCTCGACCAGGCCGTCGAGGTCGTGCCGACCGGAGCGGAGGCCCGATGA
- a CDS encoding monovalent cation/H(+) antiporter subunit G, which yields MNAWLLAAAVLALGGLGPCLLLGLRGAPQHRLAALNLASAVTTTVLLLLAQGFSRPSYTDLALALLWPGTAALLLAAVALIRLPGPYTRLHALSIAGTLGVPLIALALAVDTGPGRAAVKLLVIGLLSAVGGTVTTMAVGRTTRLTDEFTDRGAGR from the coding sequence GTGAACGCCTGGCTGCTCGCCGCCGCCGTGCTCGCCCTCGGCGGCCTCGGGCCCTGCCTGCTGCTCGGCCTGCGCGGCGCGCCCCAGCACCGTCTGGCCGCGCTCAACCTGGCCTCGGCCGTGACCACCACCGTGCTCCTCCTGCTCGCCCAGGGCTTCAGCCGGCCCTCCTACACCGATCTCGCCCTCGCCCTGCTCTGGCCGGGTACCGCCGCGCTGCTGCTCGCCGCCGTGGCGCTGATCCGCCTGCCGGGGCCGTACACCCGGCTGCACGCGCTCTCCATCGCCGGCACCCTGGGCGTCCCCCTGATCGCGCTCGCGCTCGCCGTGGATACCGGCCCCGGCCGGGCCGCCGTCAAGCTGCTGGTGATCGGCCTGCTCTCGGCCGTCGGCGGCACCGTCACCACCATGGCCGTCGGCCGCACCACCAGGCTCACCGACGAGTTCACCGACCGGGGAGCCGGCCGGTGA
- a CDS encoding Na+/H+ antiporter subunit E → MAAALGALGAVAVHRASGATPGPPARALRALRAFPWTLLAETGRLAVLLLHPRTHGPVFRELTLAPGAGPAWAAALLSATPGAYAVATDGRTLTVHALDSRVSPLEHALTGEPT, encoded by the coding sequence GTGGCGGCGGCCCTCGGCGCGCTCGGCGCCGTCGCCGTCCACCGCGCCTCCGGCGCCACTCCCGGCCCGCCGGCCCGCGCCCTCCGCGCGCTCCGGGCCTTCCCCTGGACCCTGCTCGCCGAAACCGGCCGCCTGGCGGTGCTGCTGCTCCACCCGCGCACCCACGGACCGGTCTTCCGCGAACTCACCCTCGCCCCCGGGGCCGGCCCGGCCTGGGCCGCCGCCCTGCTCTCGGCCACCCCCGGCGCCTACGCCGTCGCCACCGACGGACGGACCCTCACCGTGCACGCGCTCGACTCCCGGGTCTCCCCGCTGGAGCACGCGCTGACCGGCGAGCCGACGTGA
- a CDS encoding SDR family oxidoreductase: MRIRPRPQPPEPRTVVITGASGGVGRACVSAFAEPGTHLVLVARGAAGLHAAAAEARALGAEATVVPADVSDPAACDRVAERAEEFGPLTVWVNAAFASVFAPFTEITPAEFRRVTEVTYLGYVNATRAALTRMLPRDRGTVVQVGSAIAYRGIPLQTAYSGAKHAIQGWHEALRCELLANRSHVRVTMVQLPAVNTPQFDWVLNRLPGRARPVAPVYQPEVVARGIRYAADHPRRREYWVGGSTAATLLANAVAPGLLDRYLARTGVDAQQEDRPRRATDPVNLWSPADERTDHGAHGRFDDEAHPRSVQVRASQHHTLLALTGAAALLAGAVHHHRRGASPP, from the coding sequence ATGCGCATCCGTCCCCGTCCTCAGCCCCCCGAGCCCCGCACCGTGGTGATCACCGGAGCTAGCGGCGGCGTCGGCCGGGCCTGCGTCTCGGCCTTCGCCGAGCCCGGCACCCACCTGGTGCTGGTCGCACGCGGCGCGGCCGGGCTGCACGCGGCGGCGGCCGAGGCCCGGGCGCTCGGCGCCGAGGCCACCGTCGTCCCGGCCGACGTCTCCGACCCGGCCGCCTGCGACCGGGTGGCCGAGCGGGCCGAGGAGTTCGGCCCCCTGACGGTCTGGGTCAACGCCGCCTTCGCCTCGGTCTTCGCGCCCTTCACCGAGATCACCCCGGCCGAGTTCCGCCGGGTCACCGAGGTGACCTACCTCGGGTACGTCAACGCCACCCGCGCCGCGCTGACCCGGATGCTGCCGCGCGACCGCGGCACCGTGGTGCAGGTCGGCTCGGCCATCGCCTACCGGGGCATCCCGCTCCAGACCGCCTACAGCGGCGCCAAGCACGCGATCCAGGGCTGGCACGAGGCGCTCCGCTGCGAACTGCTGGCGAACCGTTCGCACGTGCGGGTCACCATGGTCCAGCTGCCCGCCGTCAACACCCCGCAGTTCGACTGGGTGCTCAACCGCCTGCCCGGCCGGGCCCGCCCGGTCGCCCCGGTCTACCAGCCCGAGGTGGTCGCCCGGGGCATCCGGTACGCGGCCGACCACCCGCGTCGGCGGGAGTACTGGGTCGGCGGCAGCACGGCGGCCACCCTGCTGGCCAACGCGGTGGCGCCTGGCCTGCTCGACCGCTACCTGGCCCGGACCGGGGTGGACGCCCAGCAGGAGGACCGGCCGCGCCGGGCCACCGACCCGGTCAACCTGTGGTCCCCCGCCGACGAGCGGACCGACCACGGCGCGCACGGCCGCTTCGACGACGAGGCGCACCCGCGCAGCGTCCAGGTCCGGGCCTCCCAGCACCACACCCTGCTGGCTCTCACCGGCGCCGCCGCCCTGCTGGCCGGCGCCGTCCACCACCACCGCAGAGGAGCCTCCCCGCCATGA
- a CDS encoding DUF6328 family protein → MTTPDGTKAHPRSGRRESAEERADRRWTDLLQEVRVAQTGSQVLFAFLLSVVFTPRFTGLDGFDQGLYVVTVVLGALAVGALTAPVAYHRIFTGHRFKPQLVDAASSLVVVGVVLLALTIGSAMLLLLRAATGSAAAGWITGGVMFWFLTCWLILPLRHLRRQNHGRD, encoded by the coding sequence ATGACCACACCCGACGGCACCAAGGCCCATCCCCGCTCCGGCCGACGGGAGTCGGCGGAGGAGCGGGCGGACCGCCGCTGGACGGATCTGCTCCAGGAGGTCCGGGTGGCCCAGACCGGTTCGCAGGTGCTCTTCGCCTTCCTGCTGAGCGTGGTCTTCACGCCCCGCTTCACCGGACTCGACGGCTTCGACCAGGGGTTGTACGTGGTCACGGTGGTGCTCGGCGCCCTCGCAGTCGGCGCACTGACCGCCCCGGTGGCCTACCACCGGATCTTCACCGGCCACCGCTTCAAGCCCCAACTCGTGGACGCCGCCTCGAGCTTGGTGGTGGTCGGGGTGGTGCTGCTGGCCCTCACCATCGGCTCCGCGATGCTCCTGCTGCTCCGGGCCGCCACCGGCTCGGCGGCGGCCGGCTGGATCACCGGTGGGGTGATGTTCTGGTTCCTCACCTGCTGGCTGATCCTGCCGCTGCGCCACCTGCGCCGCCAGAACCACGGCCGGGACTGA
- a CDS encoding STAS domain-containing protein, protein MNERQTVSRAGPEPPGPSGPNRPNRPSGPNRPVGSVGSVGSGEADRSARGGPQEGGRGPGWEERFGRLRVAVRRIGAVRIVTVAGELDRDSVAGPRAALAVPEREAGVERIVVDLAGVTFCDSTGLNMLLRARLDALTAGLRLDVAGLRPAVARLFEITGADAVLRVHPDVAAALADDGGPVPGGAGAR, encoded by the coding sequence ATGAACGAGAGACAGACGGTCTCCCGGGCCGGCCCCGAGCCGCCCGGACCGTCCGGGCCGAACCGGCCGAACCGGCCGAGCGGGCCGAACCGGCCGGTCGGATCGGTCGGGTCGGTCGGATCGGGCGAGGCCGACCGGTCGGCCCGGGGCGGGCCGCAGGAGGGCGGGCGGGGGCCGGGCTGGGAGGAGCGGTTCGGGCGGCTGCGGGTGGCGGTGCGGCGGATCGGGGCGGTGCGGATCGTCACGGTGGCCGGAGAGCTGGACCGGGACTCGGTGGCCGGGCCACGGGCCGCGTTGGCGGTGCCGGAGCGCGAGGCCGGGGTGGAGCGGATCGTGGTGGACCTGGCGGGAGTGACGTTCTGTGACTCCACCGGGTTGAACATGCTGCTCCGGGCCCGGCTGGACGCGCTGACGGCCGGTCTGCGACTGGACGTGGCGGGGCTGCGGCCGGCGGTGGCGCGGCTGTTCGAGATCACCGGGGCCGATGCGGTGCTGCGGGTCCATCCGGACGTGGCCGCGGCGTTGGCCGACGACGGAGGACCAGTACCCGGCGGGGCCGGGGCGAGGTGA
- a CDS encoding ATP-binding protein, giving the protein MDGPVVTRAQNGARSRRLTMTAAYGAVRRCRDFSRGVLADWGWRPGQAEEDVLLMVSELVTNACLYAPGGPRELRLDWDGRRLRVEVADDAATPPRLRGEPDPARPGGHGLRVVEQLADRWGSQPTGDGKGKLVWLEVDHPAGPRPPDQR; this is encoded by the coding sequence ATGGACGGGCCGGTGGTGACCCGCGCGCAGAACGGCGCCCGAAGTCGGCGACTGACGATGACCGCGGCGTACGGTGCCGTGCGGCGGTGCCGGGACTTCAGCCGGGGGGTGCTGGCCGATTGGGGTTGGCGGCCCGGGCAGGCGGAGGAGGACGTGCTGCTGATGGTCTCCGAGCTGGTCACCAACGCCTGTCTGTACGCGCCCGGCGGTCCGCGGGAGCTGCGGCTGGACTGGGACGGCCGGCGGCTGCGGGTGGAGGTCGCCGACGACGCGGCCACGCCGCCCCGGCTCCGCGGCGAGCCGGATCCAGCCCGCCCGGGCGGCCACGGCCTGCGGGTGGTCGAACAGCTGGCGGACCGCTGGGGCTCGCAGCCGACCGGGGACGGGAAGGGCAAGCTGGTCTGGCTGGAGGTGGACCACCCGGCAGGGCCTCGACCGCCGGACCAGCGGTAG
- a CDS encoding plasmid stabilization protein produces the protein MPRGSSPKRERQYEHIKESALDRGESEKRAEEIAARTVNKERARHGESKTASRSSTHDMSSSRRGGLRSHSGSQGPTYDQLYNEAKQRNIHGRSKMNKRELAKALGR, from the coding sequence ATGCCACGCGGATCGAGCCCCAAGCGGGAGCGGCAGTACGAGCACATCAAGGAGAGCGCGCTGGACCGCGGCGAGAGCGAGAAGCGGGCCGAGGAGATCGCCGCCCGCACCGTCAACAAGGAACGCGCCCGCCACGGCGAGTCCAAGACCGCCAGCCGCAGCTCTACCCACGACATGTCCTCCAGCCGACGCGGCGGCCTTCGCTCCCACAGCGGCTCGCAGGGCCCCACCTACGACCAGCTCTACAACGAGGCCAAGCAGCGCAACATCCACGGCCGCTCGAAGATGAACAAGCGCGAACTCGCCAAGGCCCTCGGCCGCTGA
- a CDS encoding SigB/SigF/SigG family RNA polymerase sigma factor: protein MSITGEIGERYVRPDTDLPRRLSEVELRGMGKLEARALSDALFARLAGLPRESAAYSYVRGTVIELNMPLVRFIAGRFRHRAEDMEDIVQVGTVGLIKAVDAFDPERGVEFVTYAIPTIAGEVKRFFRDTSWPVRVPRAMQELYLAVARGSDRLEQELGRRPNPEEIAEALGLEIEQVVEGLVAVRVYRPTSLDALHEHDGEEAGTALLDRLGGCDPELELVDFRTAVRPLLAELPRREQVIVKLRFWDGLTQSEIAGQVGVSQMHVSRLLSGVLAGLREQLEDREAPGWAPG, encoded by the coding sequence GTGTCCATCACAGGAGAGATCGGCGAGCGGTACGTCCGACCGGACACCGACCTGCCGCGACGCCTGAGCGAGGTCGAGCTGCGCGGGATGGGCAAGCTGGAGGCGCGCGCGCTGAGCGACGCGCTCTTCGCCCGGCTGGCCGGGCTGCCCCGGGAGAGTGCCGCGTACAGCTACGTCCGCGGCACGGTGATCGAGCTGAACATGCCGCTGGTGCGGTTCATCGCCGGGCGGTTCCGGCACCGGGCCGAGGACATGGAGGACATCGTCCAGGTCGGCACGGTCGGCCTGATCAAGGCGGTGGACGCCTTCGACCCCGAGCGGGGCGTGGAGTTCGTGACGTACGCGATCCCGACCATCGCGGGTGAGGTGAAGCGGTTCTTCCGGGACACCTCCTGGCCGGTGCGGGTGCCCCGGGCTATGCAGGAGCTCTACCTGGCGGTGGCGCGCGGCTCGGACCGGTTGGAGCAGGAGCTCGGCCGGCGGCCCAACCCGGAGGAGATCGCCGAGGCGCTGGGCCTGGAGATCGAGCAGGTGGTCGAGGGCCTGGTCGCGGTGCGGGTGTACCGGCCGACCTCGCTGGACGCGCTGCACGAGCACGACGGGGAGGAGGCCGGCACTGCGCTGCTCGACCGGCTGGGCGGGTGCGACCCCGAGCTGGAGCTGGTGGACTTCCGCACCGCCGTGCGGCCGCTGCTGGCGGAGCTGCCCCGGCGCGAGCAGGTGATCGTCAAGCTGCGGTTCTGGGACGGGCTGACCCAGTCGGAGATCGCCGGGCAGGTCGGCGTCTCGCAGATGCACGTCTCCCGGCTGCTCTCGGGCGTGCTGGCCGGGCTGCGGGAGCAGCTGGAGGACCGGGAGGCACCGGGCTGGGCGCCCGGCTGA
- a CDS encoding thiamine pyrophosphate-requiring protein, translating to MSVKVSDHILERLRAWGVEYVFGYPGDGINGLLSAWGRADNHPVFVQARHEEMAAFEAVGYAKFSGRTAVCAATSGPGAIHLLNGLYDAKLDHVPVVALVGQTNRSAMGGSYQQEVDLLSLFKDVAAEYCQMVTVPEQLPNVLDRAIRTATARRTVTAVIVPADVQELDYSPPEHAFKMVPSSLGSPRWQVLPEAEDLKRAAEVLNSGQKVAMLIGQGARQARPQVEQVAELLGAGVAKALLGKDALPDTLPYVTGAIGLLGTRPSYELMRDCDTLLTVGSSFPYTQFLPEFDQARAVQIDLDPFMVGLRYPYEVNLVGDAARTLDALLPLLERKEDRSWRETVTGNTERWWEVMRGRAEVEAEPINPEWAVHCLDGLLPEDAMVTADSGSAANWYARHLRFRGTMRGSLSGTLATMGPGVPYAIGAKFAHPGRPVIALVGDGAMQMNGLAELITIAKYWREWEDPRLIVAVLDNRDLNQVTWEMRAMEGAPSFLPSQELPPVDYAGFATSLGLGAEDVTERGQVPESWERALAADRPYLLQLHTDPAVPPIPPHATWDQIKAAAASVLHGDPDRAGMVRQGLKAKVQELVPGLGSHHGRR from the coding sequence GTGTCCGTCAAGGTCTCCGACCACATCCTGGAGCGGCTGCGCGCCTGGGGTGTCGAATACGTCTTCGGCTATCCGGGTGATGGCATCAACGGGCTGCTCTCGGCCTGGGGCCGGGCCGACAACCACCCGGTCTTCGTCCAGGCCCGGCACGAGGAGATGGCCGCCTTCGAGGCCGTCGGCTACGCCAAGTTCTCCGGCCGGACGGCCGTCTGCGCCGCCACCTCCGGCCCGGGCGCGATCCACCTGCTGAACGGCCTCTACGACGCCAAGCTCGACCACGTGCCGGTGGTGGCCCTGGTCGGGCAGACCAACCGGAGCGCGATGGGCGGCTCGTACCAGCAGGAGGTGGACCTGCTCAGCCTGTTCAAGGACGTGGCCGCCGAGTACTGCCAGATGGTCACCGTGCCCGAGCAGCTGCCGAACGTGCTGGACCGGGCGATCCGCACCGCCACCGCCCGCCGCACCGTCACCGCCGTGATCGTGCCGGCCGACGTGCAGGAGCTGGACTACAGCCCGCCCGAGCACGCCTTCAAGATGGTGCCCTCCAGCCTGGGCTCCCCGCGCTGGCAGGTGCTGCCCGAGGCGGAGGACCTGAAGCGGGCCGCCGAGGTGCTCAACTCCGGGCAGAAGGTGGCCATGCTGATCGGCCAGGGCGCCCGCCAGGCCCGCCCGCAGGTCGAGCAGGTGGCCGAGCTGCTCGGCGCGGGCGTGGCCAAGGCGCTGCTCGGCAAGGACGCGCTGCCCGACACCCTGCCGTACGTGACCGGCGCGATCGGACTGCTGGGCACCCGTCCGTCCTACGAGCTGATGCGCGACTGCGACACCCTGCTGACGGTCGGCTCCAGCTTCCCGTACACCCAGTTCCTGCCCGAGTTCGACCAGGCCCGGGCGGTGCAGATCGACCTCGACCCGTTCATGGTCGGCCTGCGCTACCCGTACGAGGTCAACCTGGTCGGCGACGCCGCCCGGACGCTGGACGCGCTGCTGCCGCTGCTCGAGCGCAAGGAGGACCGCAGCTGGCGGGAGACGGTGACGGGCAACACCGAGCGGTGGTGGGAGGTGATGCGCGGGCGGGCCGAGGTGGAGGCCGAGCCGATCAACCCCGAGTGGGCGGTGCACTGCCTGGACGGGCTGCTGCCCGAGGACGCGATGGTCACCGCGGACTCCGGCTCGGCGGCCAACTGGTACGCCCGGCACCTGCGCTTCCGCGGGACGATGCGCGGCTCGCTCTCCGGCACGCTGGCCACCATGGGCCCCGGGGTGCCGTACGCGATCGGGGCGAAGTTCGCCCACCCTGGCCGGCCGGTGATCGCGCTGGTCGGGGACGGCGCGATGCAGATGAACGGCCTGGCCGAGCTGATCACGATCGCCAAGTACTGGCGGGAGTGGGAGGACCCCAGGCTGATCGTCGCGGTGCTGGACAACCGGGACCTCAACCAGGTGACCTGGGAGATGCGGGCGATGGAGGGCGCGCCGAGCTTCCTGCCCTCACAGGAGCTGCCGCCGGTGGACTACGCGGGCTTCGCCACCTCGCTCGGCCTCGGCGCCGAGGACGTCACCGAGCGCGGCCAGGTGCCGGAGAGCTGGGAGCGCGCGCTGGCCGCGGACCGGCCGTACCTGCTCCAGCTGCACACCGACCCGGCGGTGCCGCCGATCCCGCCGCACGCCACCTGGGACCAGATCAAGGCCGCTGCGGCCTCGGTGCTGCACGGCGACCCGGACCGGGCCGGCATGGTGCGGCAGGGCCTCAAGGCCAAGGTGCAGGAGCTGGTGCCGGGCCTCGGGAGTCACCATGGGCGCCGCTGA
- a CDS encoding GMC family oxidoreductase: MAGRGGSERRTGGDGRAERFPGYDVLGQAKHWDGATASVVLARAGGPQPPLRFFTPAEEATARALLDQLLDRPAVPVLAMIDARLAELQTDGWHYADMPMDGEAWRRSLAALDADADGSFAALRRVQQHALVGRIQEMSGERWHGLPAQHVWSLWTRYACTAYYSHPEAWNEIGFGGPAHPRGYLRLGVDQREPWEVRDVRNEPPRPPDREPPKPPPPATDPGRHSRLRAAAETVAANARAEREVRRRNLSAWLLPEHGEGFDHSLRRAMRRHRESEEVDLVIVGCGAGGSLLAQRMARAGWSVVVLEAGPFWDPLKDWVSDEAGSHHLYWTEPRVISGTDPVPLGSNNSGRGVGGSMVHFAGYTPRFHPSDFETRTRDGVGADWPISYADLREPYRRLEQELPVAGQYWPWGEPHPYPYAPHPVGGNGEVFLRGAAALGIQARVGPVAITNGRFGRRPHCIYRGFCLQGCKVNAKASPLITHVPDALIHGAEIRDGCMASGIELGPDGLACGVRYFHHGREHLQWARTVAVAGYAIETPRLLLNSTSRRFPEGLCNDHDLVGRYVMVQGAPQTSGRFEEEIRAYKAPPPEVTTEQYYETDPAKPYKRGFAIQNISPMPITWAEHVVAQGHWGADLRAYLSDYVHWATFGAMAELLPQPDNRVTLAAETDRNGLPVAEFAFSQCENDRQLIAAAREVMESILRAAGAGEVITIDRYAHLVGGCRMARRAEDGVVDHSLRSFAVPNLLITDGSVLPTQGSANPALTIMAVVDRAAALLAAGARAGTRVPT; this comes from the coding sequence ATGGCCGGGCGTGGCGGGAGCGAGCGGCGGACGGGAGGCGACGGGCGGGCCGAACGGTTCCCCGGGTACGACGTGCTCGGGCAGGCGAAGCACTGGGACGGGGCGACGGCCTCGGTGGTGCTGGCCCGGGCCGGCGGGCCGCAGCCGCCGCTGCGGTTCTTCACCCCCGCCGAGGAGGCCACCGCGCGGGCGCTGCTCGACCAGCTGCTCGACCGGCCGGCGGTGCCGGTGCTGGCGATGATCGACGCCCGGCTGGCGGAGCTGCAGACCGACGGCTGGCACTACGCCGACATGCCCATGGACGGCGAGGCCTGGCGCCGCTCGCTCGCGGCGCTGGACGCGGACGCCGACGGCTCCTTCGCCGCGCTCCGCCGGGTGCAGCAGCACGCGCTGGTCGGCCGGATCCAGGAGATGAGCGGCGAGCGCTGGCACGGCCTGCCCGCCCAGCACGTCTGGAGCCTGTGGACCCGCTACGCCTGCACCGCTTACTACTCCCACCCCGAGGCCTGGAACGAGATCGGCTTCGGCGGCCCCGCCCACCCGCGCGGCTACCTGCGCCTCGGGGTGGACCAGCGCGAGCCCTGGGAGGTGCGGGACGTCCGGAACGAGCCGCCGCGCCCGCCGGACCGGGAGCCGCCGAAGCCGCCCCCGCCCGCCACCGACCCCGGGCGGCACTCGCGGCTGCGGGCCGCCGCCGAGACGGTGGCCGCCAACGCCCGGGCCGAGCGCGAGGTGCGGCGGCGCAACCTCTCCGCCTGGCTGCTGCCCGAGCACGGCGAGGGCTTCGACCACAGCCTGCGGCGGGCGATGCGCCGCCACCGGGAGAGCGAGGAGGTCGACCTGGTGATCGTCGGGTGCGGGGCCGGCGGCAGCCTGCTCGCCCAGCGGATGGCCCGGGCCGGCTGGTCGGTGGTGGTGCTCGAGGCCGGCCCGTTCTGGGATCCGCTCAAGGACTGGGTGAGCGATGAGGCCGGCTCGCACCACCTCTACTGGACCGAGCCCCGGGTGATCTCCGGCACCGACCCGGTGCCGCTGGGCTCCAACAACTCCGGCCGGGGCGTGGGCGGTTCGATGGTGCACTTCGCCGGGTACACCCCGCGGTTCCACCCCTCCGACTTCGAGACCCGCACCCGGGACGGGGTCGGCGCCGACTGGCCGATCAGCTACGCCGACCTGCGCGAGCCCTACCGCCGGCTGGAGCAGGAGCTGCCGGTGGCCGGCCAGTACTGGCCTTGGGGCGAGCCGCACCCCTACCCGTACGCCCCGCACCCGGTCGGCGGCAACGGCGAGGTCTTCCTGCGCGGGGCCGCCGCGCTCGGCATCCAGGCCCGGGTCGGCCCGGTGGCGATCACCAACGGCCGGTTCGGCCGCCGCCCGCACTGCATCTACCGGGGCTTCTGCCTCCAGGGCTGCAAGGTCAACGCCAAGGCCTCCCCACTGATCACCCACGTGCCCGACGCGCTGATCCACGGCGCCGAGATCCGGGACGGCTGCATGGCCTCCGGCATCGAGCTCGGCCCGGACGGGCTGGCGTGCGGGGTGCGGTACTTCCACCACGGCCGGGAGCACCTGCAGTGGGCCCGGACGGTGGCGGTGGCCGGGTACGCGATCGAGACCCCGCGCCTGCTGCTCAACTCCACCAGCCGGCGCTTCCCCGAGGGCCTCTGCAACGACCACGACCTGGTCGGCCGGTACGTGATGGTGCAGGGCGCCCCGCAGACCTCCGGCCGGTTCGAGGAGGAGATCCGCGCATACAAGGCACCGCCGCCCGAGGTCACCACCGAGCAGTACTACGAGACCGACCCGGCCAAGCCCTACAAGCGCGGCTTCGCGATCCAGAACATCTCGCCGATGCCGATCACCTGGGCCGAGCACGTGGTCGCCCAGGGCCACTGGGGCGCCGACCTGCGCGCCTACCTCTCCGACTACGTGCACTGGGCCACCTTCGGCGCGATGGCCGAGCTGCTGCCCCAGCCCGACAACCGCGTCACGCTGGCGGCGGAGACCGACCGCAACGGGCTGCCGGTAGCCGAGTTCGCCTTCTCGCAGTGCGAGAACGACCGGCAGCTGATCGCCGCCGCCCGCGAGGTGATGGAGTCGATCCTGCGCGCGGCCGGGGCCGGCGAGGTGATCACCATCGACCGGTACGCCCACCTGGTCGGCGGCTGCCGGATGGCCCGGCGCGCGGAAGACGGGGTGGTGGACCACTCCCTGCGCAGCTTCGCCGTGCCCAACCTGCTGATCACCGACGGCAGCGTGCTGCCGACCCAGGGCAGCGCCAACCCGGCGCTGACCATCATGGCCGTGGTCGACCGGGCTGCCGCGCTGCTCGCCGCCGGCGCCCGGGCCGGGACGCGGGTGCCGACGTGA